A region from the Sebastes umbrosus isolate fSebUmb1 chromosome 18, fSebUmb1.pri, whole genome shotgun sequence genome encodes:
- the nudt14 gene encoding uridine diphosphate glucose pyrophosphatase NUDT14, whose amino-acid sequence MEEINTIEVTPCTESDYLKPLRVHYNQNGTKKSWDFMRTHDSVSVLIFNTSSHCFVLVKQFRPAVYMCEWERTKTQPPQSAEKSEEGASEAAAPAPEPQEGQSASEGESSSQWPPASAGVTYELCAGLVDKPNLSLEEIARQEILEECGFDVPASKLKRITSYRAGVGVTGAKQTMFYAEVSDDNCVSAGGGEPREGELIEVVKVPLHEAMTFAYDERIPKTMGVIFSFIWFHNNMSPKYKISTNV is encoded by the exons ATGGAAGAGATTAACACCATAGAAGTCACTCCGTGCACAGAGTCCGACTACCTGAAGCCTCTCAGGGTGCACTACAACCAG AATGGCACAAAGAAATCCTGGGACTTCATGCGAACCCATGATag TGTATCAGTGCTGATCTTCAACACCAGCTCACACTGTTTTGTCCTCGTCAAGCAGTTCCGTCCAG CGGTATACATGTGTGAGTGGGAAAGGACCAAGACGCAGCCGCCTCAGTCTGCCGAAAAAAGCGAGGAGGGCGCCTCCGAAGCCGCCGCCCCCGCCCCCGAGCCTCAGGAGGGCCAGTCGGCCTCGGAGGGGGAGAGCTCTTCTCAGTGGCCCCCGGCCTCAGCGGGGGTCACCTACGAGCTCTGCGCTGGGCTGGTGGACAAACCCAACCTGTCTCTGGAGGAGATCGCCCGGCAGGAGATCCTGGAGGAGTGTGGCTTCGATGTGCCCGCCTCTAAACTGAAGAGGATCACTTCCTACAG GGCAGGCGTAGGTGTAACAGGTGCCAAGCAGACCATGTTTTACGCCGAGGTGTCCGACGACAACTGCGTGAGCGCAGGTGGAGGTGAGCCACGGGAGGGAGAGCTTATCGAGGTGGTCAAAGTCCCGCTGCACGAGGCCATGACGTTTGCCTACGACGAGCGTATACCCAAAACCATGGGCGTCATTTTTAGTTTCATCTGGTTCCATAATAACATGTCTCCCAAGTACAAGATCTCCACCAATGTGTAA